Within Quercus lobata isolate SW786 chromosome 5, ValleyOak3.0 Primary Assembly, whole genome shotgun sequence, the genomic segment AGATTAACCTTTGTGGGTAAGATATTCCGGCAAGCACGCCACGTGAAGCTTCGAATCTTATTAGGGACATTCAATCGCCAAATAAACTTCCAAAACTCCTTCATCCGTGTTGAGTTTGAGCTCTCCTCTACGTCATTGCCAGCTCTCTCTTTAAGGGCCAAGCTATAAGCTGACTTCACCGTGAACTTCCCTGAAGGAGTCAGCGCCCAGATAATGTTATCATCAGGCAGCATTGGGCTCAGTGCAATGGTAAGAATCGATTCCACATCCTTGGCCATGAGAGTTCGCTGTAAGGCTTCCAAGTTCCATTCTCCCCTTTGGTGATTGATTAACGAAGCCACTAATAGTTCTTCCCCACCACTCGGGCATGGTGTGACAGCTTTAAAAGTGGAGGATAAAGGGAGCCAGCAGTCTCCCCAAATCCAGACTTTGGCTCCATTTCCTATCCTCCAACGGCTCCCATTCCGGACTAACTGTTGTGCAGCAATTATACTCCTCCAAGCATATGAAGGTCTTGTCCCCACAGTGGCTGAGAGAAAGTCTCCATGTGGAAAATATCTAGCATGGAAGACACGGTAGAAAAGTGAAGTTGTAGAGGTTTGAAGGCGCCATCCCTGTTTGGCTAGTAAAGCCAAGTTGAATGCTTTGAGGTCCCTAAAACCCATACCGCCTGTTTCCTTAGGAGTGCACATCTTCTCCCAGCTAAGCCAAGCCATTTTGTCAACCCCATTattttgtccccaccaaaatttgcgGACCATACTAGCAAGCTCATCACATAAGGAATCTGGAAGTTTGAAGCAACTCATAGTATAAGAAGGTATTGCTTGGCCCACtgcttttattaaaatttctttgccCGCATTCGATAGgagtttttccttccaccctGAAAGTTTTTTACCCAGTTTGTCTTTTAGATCATGGAAGGTGTTCTTCTTGGATCGCCCAACCAACGAAGGCAATCCTAGATATTTTTCATGCTGGCGTATGACTTGAGCTCCAAATCTAGACTTTATTTCCTCCTGTATTGCCCGCGGagtatttttgttgaaaaataggGCAGTTTTGGCTTTATTGAGTTGCTGTCCTGAGGCAGCTTCATAAACACTGAAAATGCGCTGTAACTCATCACATTCTTCCAAAGATGCTCGACAAAAAATCAAGCTATTGTCGGCAAAGAACAAGTGGGAAATTCTTGGGGCTCTCCGACACACAGCTACACCATTGATATTTTGCCTTTCTGTTGCACGACGAAGTAGTGCTGAAAGACCCTCTGCACAAAACAGAAACAGATAAGGAGATAATGGGTCCCCTTGGCGAAGGCCCCTAGAAGGGACTATTCTACCTCAGGTTTGCCCATTAATGCGGATAGAATATGTGACAGTAGTTATGCACCTCATAATCACTTCAATCATTTTCTGATGGACACCCATTTTCCTCATAATATTCTCCAAGCAAGTCCATTCTACCCTATCATAGGCTTTGCTCATGTCCAATTTTAGAGCCATCTCCCCCACCCTCCCAGACTTCTTTTGGCTAATGTGGTGCATGGTTTCGAATGCAACTAACACATTATCAGTTATAAAACGCCCTTTGGTAAAAGCACTCTGATTTTCACTGACAATAGTTGATAAAACACTTTTCAATCTATTAGCAACAGCTTTGGAGGCTATCTTGTAGGCTACATTACATAAACTAATTGGCCTATATTCAGTAATTTTTCTAGGGTTTTGGACTTTGGGAATAAGAACAATCTGTGTGTCATTATAGTTAGGAGGAACAATACCATGATTCAGGAAATCCAGTGCAGCTTGAGTGACGCATGTGCCTGTGAGCGACCAGAATTTCTGATAGAAAAGGGGTGGCAAGCCGTCCAGACCTGGCGTAGTATTGGGGTGCATTTGCTTCAGTGCTAGGGCAACCTCTGAGGCCTGAAACTCTCTGGTTAACAGCAGGTTCATAGCATCCGTGACTGTAGGTGTGATGGCATTCAAAAGCTCTGTCATATCTCCCGGCTGAGTGGAAGTAAATAATGTGGAGAAATACTGTGTAGCGACATACTCGATATCATCCATACCCTCCTGCCATAGTCCATTCCCATCCTCCAGCCCCTGAATCCAATTCCTTTGCTTCCTGTTCGAAGCTTTTGTATGGAAGAAACTAGTATTACGATCCCCTTCCTTCAGATAAATATTCCGAAATCGTTGTTTCCACATGACCTCTTCTATATCCAACCAAGAGTTTAGAGACTGCCTGACCTGCCGGATGGTTTCCAGATTGTGCTCCGGGTTGGTTTCCAGTGCTTGGAGCCTATTCCGAAGTGATTTGATCCAGTTTCCAACATGGCCAAATTCCTGCTTGTTCCACTGAGTGAGACGAGCATTACATGAGGATGATAGTATACCAATCACATTCaataagccttttttttttttagagaaacatTTAGTAAGCCTTTTATTGTAAACTTTGTAATAGTTTTAACACCTTTCTTAATTATAACATGTATGTAGTGTTTCATCAATTTCTTGAAGTTTGCTTCTTGATTGttataaagtttaaaataaaagtcttgctatatatatatatatatatatataaattctctttttataaCTGATTAAGAATCTTGTAACTATAttatgatattttaataaagacaTTTAGGATTCAAATTATCATTTCCTTATTGAAACtaccaaaatatcaaaaaatgaaTTCCTTTTATagataattattgaattcaagAAAGAACTTTAGATGGCCTTCTTATTGTGTATAGAAGAACTTATTTGTACGGGtgtatttaattaaattctttaaGCCTAAGaacatttttaaaagataatataTTAAAACTGTACatgtgttaaaaataaaaataaaaataaatacatccaAAAGGAACCTTAACCCTGGTTGGACAACGTGTAGGATCCCGTGAAAGGGATGGACATGAGTTTGAATTTACTTTCATAGTAAGGAGCTGGGCCCGATATTAATTTGGATAACAGAACACGCCCTCTCATAAAACTgcaactttaattattattacttaaaatcttttaatttattatttattaatttttttcttaactcttttcaattattttatttgacaaTGATGTTTTCCAATTCTAAAactggtttattttattttatttttattattatttaaatgtaaGTCCTTTCTACCAAATAGACCAGATTATTTGGAGTCTGTCTTCACCTCTTGAACATTtggaatttaaattaaaatgttacCTAAAAGGAATGGTATGGCAGCAGCTAATTAGACGGTCAAAGGTTTCTGGCCAATATCATAGGAAACGTATCCCAAAAGGTATTAATCGTCAagctaattattattttaaggcTTTTGTTAATTGTGCATCAGAATATTTTAATGGTTCTCACTGCATtgtaattttacaaaaacaaataaataaatatttttttaatgggcaaaatttaggtacaatatTTATGTACTGTTTCTTAAATTTCCTTCTTAAGATTAGTCATGGGGCTGTATTTAGCTAAAAATATACTTCcatttcataaaagaaaaacaacattAATTAGCAAAATCTTAAGATGGAAATCTATGGAACATCACCTATGT encodes:
- the LOC115990032 gene encoding uncharacterized protein LOC115990032; protein product: MAEGTECVYVGDNRSVPVSGKGKVLLKLTSGKALSLNNVLHVPHFRHNLISVHLLGKAGIKVLFDGSIVTLTKNEVFVGKGYDDEGLFVLNVDQVINEKGSSSCAYLVDSIDVWHEIRRSKRARKEKNYGNDFLAYVVKDEPVSYYDAIKSVDTPFWLKAINNELESIMSNDTWELVELPPKWNKQEFGHVGNWIKSLRNRLQALETNPEHNLETIRQVRQSLNSWLDIEEVMWKQRFRNIYLKEGDRNTSFFHTKASNRKQRNWIQGLEDGNGLWQEGMDDIEYVATQYFSTLFTSTQPGDMTELLNAITPTVTDAMNLLLTREFQASEVALALKQMHPNTTPGLDGLPPLFYQKFWSLTGTCVTQAALDFLNHGIVPPNYNDTQIVLIPKVQNPRKITEYRPISLCNVAYKIASKAVANRLKSVLSTIVSENQSAFTKGRFITDNVLVAFETMHHISQKKSGRVGEMALKLDMSKAYDRVEWTCLENIMRKMEGLSALLRRATERQNINGVAVCRRAPRISHLFFADNSLIFCRASLEECDELQRIFSVYEAASGQQLNKAKTALFFNKNTPRAIQEEIKSRFGAQVIRQHEKYLGLPSLVGRSKKNTFHDLKDKLGKKLSGWKEKLLSNAGKEILIKAVGQAIPSYTMSCFKLPDSLCDELASMVRKFWWGQNNGVDKMAWLSWEKMCTPKETGGMGFRDLKAFNLALLAKQGWRLQTSTTSLFYRVFHARYFPHGDFLSATVGTRPSYAWRSIIAAQQLVRNGSRWRIGNGAKVWIWGDCWLPLSSTFKAVTPCPSGGEELLVASLINHQRGEWNLEALQRTLMAKDVESILTIALSPMLPDDNIIWALTPSGKFTVKSAYSLALKERAGNDVEESSNSTRMKEFWKFIWRLNVPNKIRSFTWRACRNILPTKVNLFRRRITADNTYEVCGSFEETTGHALWHCHLAKEVWKEAGMNTDKVMDNCPEFLDLLWYARNVKQWPMEDVGLMVTTAWGIWTNRNEVRHGKSRKPASVLVGWTKELLENFVMANYSTRPFKDSVEARWQPPKPPWYKANMDGAVFTQQKEAGIEVVIRDHHGEVVAALSKRIKAPLGAVEIVAKAMEEGVRFAWEMGI